In Cicer arietinum cultivar CDC Frontier isolate Library 1 chromosome 7, Cicar.CDCFrontier_v2.0, whole genome shotgun sequence, a single window of DNA contains:
- the LOC101493670 gene encoding wall-associated receptor kinase 2: MLWSLMMMAFHVKQKPIFLIIIQLINSFSTITNSQSTLCRTSCGSIPIQYPFGIDDGCGSPYYRYILACSDSQKLELRTPSGRYLVHNITYYDPHIVVTDPFMWNCQDGDNYRPTRPFSLDTSKRFKLSAQNEYLFFNCSEDKVIVKPKPIFCEHFPERCDSSCDSASYLCRHLPVCSFAMSGSSCCSYYPKATESLRLMLQYCTSYTSVYWRNVGAPQPYDQLPEYGIRIDFDVPVTTRCLQCQDQSKSGGGTCGFDTQTQSFLCLCKEGNFTTHCKDYDIARHNRNVHVIAGTVTGISAFGALGIGAGIWYIKKVRAKAPVTCGVQNNENRLF, from the exons ATGCTTTGGTCTCTGATGATGATGGCTTTCCATGTAAAACAAAAACCAATCTTCTTAATAATAATCCAACTCATAAACTCATTCTCCACGATCACAAATTCTCAATCAACTCTTTGTAGAACTTCATGTGGTTCAATTCCCATTCAATATCCATTTGGCATTGATGATGGTTGTGGAAGTCCATATTACCGTTACATTCTCGCTTGTTCTGATTCACAGAAACTCGAACTCAGAACCCCTTCTGGTAGATACCTTGTTCATAACATTACCTATTATGATCCACACATTGTTGTCACTGATCCATTCATGTGGAATTGTCAAGATGGTGATAATTACCGACCCACAAGACCATTTAGTTTAGACACAAGCAAAAGATTCAAACTTTCAGCTCAAAATGAGTACTTGTTCTTCAATTGTAGTGAAGACAAAGTTATTGTTAAACCAAAGCCTATTTTTTGTGAACATTTTCCTGAAAGATGTGATTCATCTTGTGACAGTGCTAGTTACCTATGCAGACATTTGCCAGTGTGTTCTTTTGCTATGAGTGGTAGTTCTTGTTGTTCTTATTATCCAAAAGCTACTGAATCATTGAGGTTGATGCTTCAGTATTGTACAAGTTATACTAGTGTTTATTGGAGAAATGTTGGAGCTCCTCAGCCTTATGATCAACTTCCTGAATATGGGattagaattgattttgatgTTCCTGTTACTACAAGATGTCTTCAATGTCAGGATCAATCCAAAAGTGGTGGTGGTACTTGTGGATTTGATACACAGACTCAGAGTTTTCTGTGTTTATGTAAGGAAGGAAATTTCACTACACATTGTAAAG ATTATGATATTGCAAGGCACAATAGGAATGTCCATGTAATTGCAG GGACAGTGACTGGTATTTCAGCTTTTGGAGCACTTGGAATTGGAGCTGGTATTTGGTACATAAAGAAAGTGAGAGCTAAAGCACCAGTAACATGTGGAGTTCAAAACAATGAAAACAGGCTTTTCTAA
- the LOC101493988 gene encoding putative pectate lyase 2, with translation MAISTSLLTLSCFLLTLSLTLVNVYSKENYYNIKKPFLNKIDSCWRGKPNWSLNRKALADCAIGFGKDAIGGKYGEIYVVNDSSDDPSNPKQGTLRYGAIQTKPLWIIFAKSMVITLENELIMNSYKTIDGRGVKVEIGNGPCITIQGVSHVIIHGIRIHDCKPSNAGLVRSSPDHVGHRHGSDGDAISIFASSNVWIDHCFLASCSDGLIDIIHASTSITISNNYFTQHDKVMLLGHNDRYTADKIMKVTIVFNRFASGLTERMPRVRFGYAHVVNNKYDEWKMYAIGGSANPTILSEGNFFIGPNDQNAKQVTKRGANGNWKNWKWRSSKDVFLNGAYFVPSGYGTCAPNYSPSQSFVAVPAYMVPAITLNAGPLTCFVGISC, from the exons ATGGCCATTTCAACTTCACTTCTCACACTTTCATGCTTCTTACTAACCCTTTCATTAACCTTAGTTAATgtttattcaaaagaaaattactATAACATTAAGAAACCATTCCTCAATAAGATAGATTCTTGTTGGAGGGGCAAACCAAATTGGTCTTTAAACAGAAAAGCCTTAGCTGATTGTGCTATTGGTTTTGGAAAAGATGCTATTGGAGGAAAATATGGTGAAATATATGTAGTTAATGATTCTTCTGATGACCCTTCAAATCCAAAACAAGGTACACTTCGTTATGGTGCAATACAAACAAAGCCACTTTGGATTATTTTTGCAAAAAGCATGGTTATTACACTAGAAAATGAGCTTATTATGAATAGCTACAAGACTATTGATGGTAGAGGAGTTAAAGTTGAAATTGGAAATGGACCTTGTATTACAATACAAGGTGTGAGTCATGTTATTATACATGGAATTAGGATTCATGATTGTAAGCCAAGTAATGCTGGTCTTGTGAGAAGTAGTCCTGATCATGTTGGTCATCGTCATGGCTCAGATGGTGATGCTATTAGTATATTTGCTTCTTCAAATGTTTGGATTGATCATTGCTTTTTGGCTAGTTGTAGTGATGGATTAATTGATATTATTCATGCCTCAACTTCCATTACCATTTCTAACAATTACTTCACTCAACATGACAAA GTTATGTTGCTAGGACACAATGATAGATACACAGCAGATAAAATAATGAAAGTAACAATTGTTTTCAATAGATTTGCTAGTGGACTAACCGAAAGGATGCCACG AGTAAGATTTGGTTATGCACACGTGGTGAACAACAAATATGATGAGTGGAAAATGTATGCTATAGGAGGAAGTGCTAACCCAACCATTTTAAGTGAAGGGAACTTTTTTATAGGACCAAATGACCAAAATGCAAAACAG GTTACCAAGAGGGGAGCCAATGGAAATTGGAAGAATTGGAAATGGAGGTCTTCTAAGGATGTATTCTTAAATGGTGCTTATTTTGTACCATCTGGATATGGAACTTGTGCTCCAAATTATTCACCTTCTCAATCTTTTGTGGCTGTTCCTGCTTATATGGTGCCTGCTATAACTCTCAATGCAGGTCCCTTGACTTGTTTTGTTGGGATAtcatgttaa
- the LOC101494311 gene encoding probable WRKY transcription factor 31, with protein MLRFNPMNTDNDTCSSPPRALWSVDGNRIIVDELDFFSDRNDDKSSSPEQFDDVSIKNQLLSDPISPNVNTGLQLLITNTGSDESTVDDGSSIIAQEKRLKNEVESLQEKLRRRNEENENLKEMLNDVTTNYTTLQTRYASLMQQLQNQPTESSQYEVVEGKAEENDCFSDEKTRSSTGQNNNKDEKEGDRESSEQQQMWESNKVNKLSTSNATDQSGVEATMRKARVSVRARSEANMISDGCQWRKYGQKMAKGNPCPRAYYRCTMNPGCPVRKQVQRCAEDRTILITTYEGAHNHALPPPALAMASTTSAAATMLLSGSMPSADGVINHNLITRAMFPKCSPSGMATLSASAPFPTVTLDLTQNNTDNNNNNNNCHSPFFPPQNCGSGGGQLPQVIAQALYNQSKFSGLQLSQDSQLQQPSLSPAAAAAITADPNFAAALAAAITSIIGASTSNNNNPNIINSATYNN; from the exons ATGTTAAGATTTAATCCGATGAATACTGACAACGATACTTGTTCTTCTCCTCCTCGTGCACTATGGTCTGTTGATGGAAATCGTATTATTGTGGATGAACTCGACTTCTTCTCAGATAGAAATGATGATAAATCATCTTCTCCTGAACAATTTGATGATGTTTCCATCAAGAACCAGCTTCTTTCTGATCCTATTTCTCCTAATGTCAAT ACTGGTTTGCAACTCCTTATTACTAACACCGGAAGTGATGAATCAACGGTGGATGATGGATCTTCAATAATTGCTCAAGAAAAGCGTCTGAAGAATGAG GTGGAGTCATTGCAAGAGAAGCTTCGACGTAGGAATGAAGAGAACGAAAATCTGAAGGAAATGCTGAACGACGTGACCACTAACTACACAACCTTGCAAACGCGTTATGCGTCCTTAATGCAACAACTACAGAACCAACCTACGGAAAGCTCACAATATGAG GTTGTGGAAGGAAAAGCTGAGGAGAATGATTGTTTTTCGGATGAAAAAACTCGATCAAGCACAGGtcaaaacaataataaagaTGAAAAAGAGGGTGATCGTGAGTCATCAGAACAGCAACAAATGTGGGAGTCAAATAAGGTTAATAAATTAAGTACTTCAAATGCTACGGATCAATCAGGTGTAGAAGCGACGATGAGAAAAGCACGTGTGTCAGTACGTGCGAGATCAGAAGCCAACATGATTAGTGATGGATGTCAATGGCGCAAATATGGTCAAAAAATGGCAAAGGGAAACCCTTGTCCACGGGCATATTACAGATGCACAATGAATCCTGGTTGTCCAGTTAGAAAACAGGTGCAGCGTTGTGCTGAGGACAGAACAATACTGATAACAACATATGAAGGAGCACATAACCATGCACTTCCACCACCAGCTTTAGCTATGGCATCCACCACCTCAGCAGCTGCAACCATGTTACTATCTGGTTCAATGCCAAGTGCTGATGGTGTCATCAATCATAATTTAATAACCAGAGCTATGTTTCCAAAATGTTCACCTTCTGGAATGGCTACACTCTCAGCATCAGCACCATTTCCTACTGTCACACTAGACCTTACACAAAACAACacagataataataataataataataattgtcatTCCCCATTTTTTCCACCTCAAAATTGTGGTTCAGGAGGAGGACAATTACCACAGGTCATTGCACAAGCACTTTATAACCAATCAAAATTCTCTGGTCTTCAATTGTCTCAGGATTCCCAATTGCAACAACCATCACTCAGCCCTGCAGCCGCCGCAGCCATCACTGCAGATCCAAACTTTGCGGCAGCACTTGCAGCCGCTATCACTTCCATAATTGGTGCTTCTACTTCCAACAACAACAATCCTAATATCATCAATAGTGCTACATACAATAATTAA